The Cucumis melo cultivar AY chromosome 5, USDA_Cmelo_AY_1.0, whole genome shotgun sequence genome has a segment encoding these proteins:
- the LOC103496951 gene encoding UDP-glucuronate 4-epimerase 6: MSPMASPPDTSKTLKLERYNSYLRKVNSTKLLNASSKLLFRATLLVALVLVFIFTLNYPPLSAENASPGNHLHTHRNFLSSAFYGGSDHGGAAWEKQVRHSSTPRRLNGMSVLVTGAAGFVGSHCSMALKKRGDGVLGLDNFNNYYDPSLKRARQSLLLKHQIFIVEGDLNDAALLSKLFDVVPFTHILHLAAQAGVRYAMQNPQSYINSNIAGFVNLLEVAKTADPQPAIVWASSSSVYGLNTENPFSELHRTDQPASLYAATKKAGEEIAHTYNHIYGLSLTGLRFFTVYGPWGRPDMAYFFFTKDILQGKQIDIYKTHDAKEVARDFTYIDDIVKGCLGALDTAEKSTGSGGKKKGPAQLRIYNLGNTSPVPVGKLVSVLENLLNTKAKKHIITMPRNGDVPFTHANVSLALKDFGYKPTTDLPTGLRKFVKWYVGYYGIQSRVKKESEKNNNHSPEESA; encoded by the coding sequence ATGTCTCCCATGGCCTCTCCGCCCGATACCAGCAAAACCCTCAAGCTCGAACGCTACAACAGTTATCTTCGTAAAGTCAACAGCACTAAACTCTTAAACGCTTCATCCAAGCTTCTTTTTCGCGCTACCCTTCTCGTCGCTTTAGTTCTCGTTTTCATTTTCACCCTCAATTACCCGCCCTTGTCTGCCGAAAACGCCTCTCCTGGAAACCACCTCCACACCCACCGCAATTTCCTCTCCTCCGCCTTCTACGGCGGCAGTGACCACGGGGGCGCTGCTTGGGAGAAACAAGTTCGACACTCCTCCACTCCTCGTCGCCTCAATGGAATGTCCGTATTGGTAACCGGTGCGGCCGGTTTCGTCGGTTCCCATTGCTCCATGGCTTTAAAGAAACGAGGCGACGGCGTTTTGGGATTggataatttcaataattattaCGATCCCTCATTGAAACGAGCTCGCCAATCTCTTCTTTTAAAACACCAAATCTTCATCGTAGAAGGAGACCTAAACGACGCCGCATTGCTCTCTAAGCTTTTCGATGTGGTCCCTTTCACCCACATCCTCCACCTGGCAGCTCAAGCCGGTGTTCGTTACGCTATGCAAAACCCTCAATCTTATATCAATTCAAACATTGCCGGATTCGTGAACCTTCTAGAAGTTGCCAAAACCGCCGATCCACAACCCGCAATTGTTTGGGCTTCTTCCAGTTCCGTTTATGGCTTAAACACGGAAAATCCCTTCTCTGAACTCCACCGTACGGACCAACCCGCGAGTCTCTACGCCGCCACGAAGAAAGCCGGCGAGGAAATCGCTCATACTTATAATCATATCTACGGACTTTCACTCACCGGACTCCGATTCTTCACTGTATACGGTCCATGGGGAAGGCCAGACATGGCGTATTTCTTTTTCACGAAAGATATCCTCCAAGGAAAACAAATCGATATCTACAAAACTCATGACGCGAAGGAGGTGGCGCGTGATTTCACGTACATCGATGATATTGTGAAAGGGTGTTTAGGAGCGTTGGATACGGCGGAGAAGTCAACCGGGAGCGGCGGAAAGAAGAAAGGTCCAGCGCAATTGAGGATTTATAATTTGGGGAATACGTCGCCGGTGCCGGTGGGGAAATTGGTGTCGGTGCTGGAGAATCTGTTGAATACAAAGGCGAAAAAGCACATAATAACGATGCCACGAAACGGCGACGTTCCGTTCACTCATGCGAATGTTAGTTTAGCGTTGAAGGATTTCGGGTATAAACCGACTACGGATCTACCAACGGGGCTCCGGAAATTCGTGAAGTGGTACGTTGGGTATTATGGAATACAGTCGAGGGTAAAAAAGGAAAGtgagaaaaataataatcacTCACCCGAGGAATCCGCTtga